A window of the Pseudoliparis swirei isolate HS2019 ecotype Mariana Trench chromosome 13, NWPU_hadal_v1, whole genome shotgun sequence genome harbors these coding sequences:
- the tap2t gene encoding antigen peptide transporter 2, producing the protein MGGVSGPPGAGRLLARMLRLFRPDAAHLVAAFSFLILGVVCDTLVPLYQGEVIDGLRGQELQTSFSYAIGQLALVSLGSSLFSGLRGGLFMSALSRLNKRLKRLLFHTLLQQEVHFFEENNPGGLSSRLHSDVDRMGRSVALSANTVVRSAVRGALMLAVMWSVSWELTALCCLEMPVMAAMQNKHIALAKDLKDQVQDCHAQTRALALQAFGGVRTVRGSGAEPEERRRYGEALRRLGAVKRRSGVYSAAFLLVRRLVTLGIKVLMLVQARALVSSGRLGVGGLVSFLLYQKPMSTNLREIMYCYGETLSTVGVISKVFGYLDRTPGGRTGRLAPERLEGRIEFRGVSFTYPSAAGGPPALKAVNMVLRPGAMTALVGPSGSGKSSCVALLKRLYEAQEGQILLDGEPLHLYEHKYFHQKVALVSQNPQLFSGSLRYNMAYGLQRCSARRVEEAARRVQAHDFISKMENGYDTDVGECGAALSEGQKQSVAVIRALVREPRVIILDEATSQLDVDTQHAVLQEVLAGGRTVLVVAHQLQTAEKADHIVFLEKGVVVEEGTHRQLMARRGRYHRLKEELFSQPRKLS; encoded by the exons ATGGGGGGCGTGTCCGGACCGCCGGGCGCCGGGCGGCTGCTGGCGAGGATGCTGAGGCTGTTCAGGCCGGACGCCGCCCACCTGGTCGCCGCCTTCAGCTTCCTCATCTTAGGGGTCGTCT GCGATACGCTCGTCCCGTTGTATCAGGGCGAGGTCATCGACGGGCTCAGAGGTCAAGAGCTTCAGACCAGCTTCAGTTACGCAATCGGACAGCTGGCGCTCGTCTCCCTCGGAAG CTCTCTGTTCTCCGgcctcagaggaggcctcttCATGTCGGCTCTCAGCCGGCTGAACAAGAGGCTGAAGCGGCTGCTGTTCCACACGCTGCTGCAGCAGGAGGTGCACTTCTTTGAGGAGAACAACCCCG GCGGGCTCTCGTCCCGCCTCCACTCCGACGTGGACCGGATGGGCCGCTCCGTGGCGCTGAGCGCTAACACCGTGGTGCGCAGCGCGGTGCGCGGCGCCCTGATGCTCGCGGTGATGTGGAGCGTCTCCTGGGAGCTCACGGCGCTCTGCTGCCTGGAGATGCCCGTCATGGCCGCCATGCAGAACAAGCACATCGCATTGGCtaag GACCTGaaggaccaggtccaggactgCCACGCCCAGACCAGAGCCCTGGCCCTGCAGGCCTTCGGGGGGGTCCGTACGGTGCGTGgctcgggggcggagcctgaggAGCGGCGGCGCTACGGTGAGGCTCTGCGGCGCCTCGGCGCCGTGAAGAGGCGTTCAGGCGTCTACAGCGCCGCCTTCCTGTTGGTGCGCAGG ctgGTGACTCTGGGCATCAAGGTCCTCATGCTGGTCCAGGCCCGGGCTCTGGTCTCGTCGGGCCGGCTCGGCGTGGGGggcctcgtctccttcctcctgtaCCAGAAGCCCATGTCCACCAACCTGAGG GAGATCATGTACTGCTACGGGGAGACGCTGTCCACGGTGGGCGTCATCTCCAAAGTGTTCGGCTACCTGGACCGGACCCCGGGGGGCCGCACGGGCCGGCTGGCGCCCGAGCGGCTGGAGGGCAGAATCGAGTTCCGGGGCGTCAGCTTCACGTATCCCTCCGCCGCCGGGGGCCCGCCGGCTCTGAAG gccgTGAACATGGTGCTGCGGCCCGGCGCCATGACGGCCCTCGTGGGGCCCTCCGGCTCCGGCAAGTCGTCGTGCGTCGCTCTCCTGAAGCGACTCTACGAGGCTCAGGAGGGTCAGATCCTGCTGGACGGGGAGCCGCTGCACCTCTACGAGCACAAGTACTTCCACCAGAag GTGGCGCTGGTTTCCCAGAATCCTCAgctgttctctggttctctgaggtacaacatggcGTACGGCCTGCAGCGCTGCTCCGCCCGGCGggtggaggaggcggcgaggagaGTCCAGGCGCACGACTTCATCTCTAAGATGGAGAACGGATACGACACGG ACGTGGGGGAGTGCGGCGCGGCGCTGTCAGAAGGTCAGAAGCAGAGCGTGGCCGTCATCAGAGCGCTGGTCCGAGAGCCGCGGGTCATCATCCTGGACGAGGCCACCAGCCAGCTGGACGTGGACACGCAGCACGCC GTTCTGCAGGAGGTTCTGGCCGGTGGCCGGACCGTGCTGGTGGTGGCTCACCAGCTGCAGACCGCGGAGAAGGCGGATCACATCGTGTTCCTGGAGAAGGGCgtcgtggtggaggagggcacGCACCGACAGCTCATGGCCAGGAGGGGGCGCTACCACCGCTTGAAGGAGGAACTGTTCTCTCAACCCAGAAAACTCAGTTGA